DNA from Triticum aestivum cultivar Chinese Spring chromosome 7D, IWGSC CS RefSeq v2.1, whole genome shotgun sequence:
CTAAGAGGGAGTAGAATTTTGTGAAGAATGGAAGTGAATGTGATAAGAAGGGCCAACACATCTATATATAGGCACAACTTAGTGTTGGCGTTCCGGGCAAAGACACGACACCACAATGTAAAGTATCTAGGGCGTGTTTATAAATCAAACGACAGCAATATGCTGCAACTGGTCATGACAACTGGGCCCACATAGTAGTGGCGCAGGATGTATTGCCAGCGTCAGCAATAGCAACTTATAGCTGGTATACCAATTTGGCATACACCAGCACTATTTGGAAAAAATAGTGCTGGTGTTGATGAGAAATGGCGCGCCACAAACGGAACTTGTGGCTAGCCGTTTTTCCACTAGTGTGGTGCGGCTAGCCCCACCTGGGCAGCTTGCCAGATGGGCTGCTTGCCCGGACCGCTGCTCTACAGCGCCAGCCAAACATGGGCGTTGCCCGCCCTGCACCAGCGCCCTGTCTGACCTCCGCGTGGCCTGCCACGCTACGCACGCCAGCCGCCTGTACTGGGTTTGCCGCCCGAATTCCCTATTGGACGCACGTTGTGTCAAAGTGTCGACTTTTCGCACAGAGACCTGGTGTTCGAGCGATGACTTGGGCCGACCCATTAAAGCGTTGCAGCGATtccagttttgggaaccttctagagtttcccagccattttttctggttttgggaaccttctagaaggttctccgaaccggtttttctgtttcttttttatttttatttttctttttagtttttctgtttattcttctttcttttcttttccttttgttgtttctttcttattttttttattttttcatttcttccATTTTTTCTTTTTCAAGTTGATATTTGtttttataatttaatttttttagattttgaaaaatgttcaccttttaaaatatgttcacaaattcaaaaaatgtacatgacttacaaaaaatgttcatgtatttcaaAATTTGTTTAGAAATTAACAAAATGTTCATATTTCAGAAAAACTTCTGGAACTGTAAAAACTGTTTGCGGTTGCAAAATTTGGTCCAAAATTTCAAATATGTTCGTGTTTGAAAACTTGTTCaggaatttttaaaaatgttcgtcGTTTCAATTTTTTGTTAGATATTTCATGAAGTTCAAAAAATGTAAATAACtttcgaaaaatgttcatgtattccaAAATTTATTCACAAATTTAGAAAATGATCATATTTCAAAAAAACTTCTGGAATTGCAAAAAATTGTTTGCGGTTGCAAAATTTGGTCTAAATTTTAAAAATGTGCACGTTTGAAAACTTGTTCAGGAATTTTTGAAAATGTTTGTGGTTTCAATTTTTTGTTAGATATTCCATGAAGTTCCATTTTCAACtttttgttcaaaaattcaaaaagtgttcaagatttccattttttgtaatttcatGAAATGTTCCATTTTTTAAATCTTTGTTTAAAAATTGAAGAAAAATGCGTTTAAAATTTTGTTCGGAATTTCATAATTTGTTCGTTACTTCAAAGAATGGTTCACGTTTTTCAAAAACATTTCCCGTGACTTCAAAATTTTTTTCGCATATGCAAAAAAATGTTCCCGTCTACGAAAAAAtttgttcagaaattcaaaaaatgttcgcacttTTTCAAAATATACACCTTCAGAAAAATTGTGCACTTTTTTTAAGATGTTCCCCTCTACAGTAACTAATTCTGATTCAATACAGTAAACATGTTCGGTTGTACGGGTGTGCTAAGTTATTTCAGATGCGCGATGTTCTACTGCAAGCAATGCTTGTCAGTTGGAGTGGCTGGGAGCACGCGTTCGTAAGTCGTTGGTCGCTGGTTCGAGCCCTGCCATCGCGCATGCCTCTTGCTTTCTTTTCCTTACAACGGTACAacgcaatgggccggcccagtcaggctACTTCCTTGTGCGTGGCAACGCCAGTTTTGACGCAAAGAGCGTCCAATAGGTGCTCCCTTTGCCGCCGCCCGTAGGCCATCGATCCGATCTCAACGGAAGTCGAACGTATCGAGGATTTCCGCTGTACGCTGCACTGACGACGTCTTCAGATCACTTCCGTCCGCTGCGACCACGTTGATAATAATCATGACATCGAATCTCCTCCTCTAGACGAACGCCTCACACCTAGCTTTGATACTACTTGTTAGAATAAAACCGAGGCGTTatcaaggaccaagcaatcacaccaACACGACAACGAGATTTGTTAACGAGTTTCagcgatatggctacatcccggtgcctgactatgggcgctcctccccgtgacaccgacACAATACCGTACACCGGCCACCCggacgccggcacacgccgccagcTCCCCCTGTTTGGTTCGGTTCGGTTCTCTCCTCGTGTGCATGTGCATGCTTTCTCCCTTAATTTTCTGACGATGATCGGCTCCGTGAGTGTGCGTGTTGACATGCAGGGGTGGAGGGCGTGGCCGTGGAGGTGGACAAGGGATCCATGACTATCGTCGGCCGCTTCGACGCCAAGAAGCTTAGGGACCGCGTCGCCTCGAAGACCAGGAAGAAGGTCTAGCTCGTCGGCGGCAAAGACAACAAGGATGGCGGTGGTGGGGACAAGAACAAGTGCGCCGACGGCGAGGGCAAGCAGGTGCCGgacaagaaggaggaggagaaggagcagAACGACAAGTGCGGCGGCAATGTCGGGAAGGGGATGGGTGGCAAGGACAACAAGAAGCCAGCCATGTTTTGTCCTTGAATCCTATCTATTCTCTTCAGTCGACTCGCATCATGTCCCGCTCCCATCTGTTGCGGTGTTTTGCTGATGAGATTGCTCTGCTCGACTGATCGTTCGATTTGGTTCATGGCAGCCGGTGATCCTCACGGTGGTGCTCCCCGCTGGCCTCCACTGCGCCGGCTGCATGCACCACATCCGCTGCAAGCTCTTCAAGATCAAAGGTatccgcagctcctcctccactTGCCTCGTCCTGCATGCACGCTAGGTTCTCGACTAAATTCCCCGTCCGTGTGCATTCACATCGCCGAGCACGCAAACTCCACGGAGGGGGTCCGACCTGCTCCAGGGCGCGTTCGGCTCCCTCGTCTCGGCCACAGCTTCACCTGCCCGCTCGAGACcggctcctcctccacggccgttgcTGGGGCCGCGTGGTAGCGCCGTGCAGGAGGCCTTCGCCAACGCCTCTGTTCTCGTCACTCGTCGTGGGGGGCTCCCGAGCGTGCGGCATGGTGTCTACTTGGTGCTCTGCTCCAGCTCGGGCGCGGGCGTGCTCCCATAGAGCGACCTCGACCCCCACAGGCTCGCCGTCGGCGACTCACAAACGTGCAGGCTCCGCGGTCCGACCACACCGCAGTGTGCTAGAGCCGAGGACACCCTTTTATTTGTCCCACTCCAGCAGCCAGCTGACAGGTGGGCCTTTGTGTGCAGGGATTTTTTGCAAAATGCGATGCCACGTTGTGCCCAGTCATTGCCGCGTGGCGATTGACCAGTCAACAAAAAACGTACACAAAATCATACATGGGACCGTCCTTTAACAAGTTTAGCGACCATATTTCGGGTATTTTGATGTATATACAAGTACTAAAGTGGGTTCCAACACAAGTTTAGGGATCGCAGGTGAAATTTTCTCATCCACATTACGCTGAAGAAAAAGGCTAATCCACTGCCTGAAAATAAAACTAATTTACAGTAGAATATACTACTCACCTTGGtgacatatttttatagaagaaacAACTTGACTCCGAGACTTGAACCTAGGTGGGCTCACTGCACACCCGCACAGCTTACTAACGGAGCGACATTATGTTTTCCAAACATAGTTATAATAACTTGGAAATTCATCAGGGTTTCTCCACACATACAGACAATGACTTGGAAATTCAGCAGGGTTTCAACAGCATAACAAACTTGGTTCCAGCAGGAGTTCAAGAAATAAAAAACCATGGAGATTCAGCAGACCACGACAGTACCAAAGGGAATGCCACTAGTGAGCATCCGACAGATTACTGCTGCACACCATTACAGcagcatacacacacatacacataacaGAACGGAGGAGAGGCGAAAGCATCGCTCCAGGCACAACTCAAGGCCGTCACTCAGTCAGTGGCGGCCCAGCGGCTTGTTTCTGCGGCCTGATCCAGTCGTGCAGCACCAAGGTGACCCTGTTGTGCTGCTTCAAGGAGGAGCCGTGCAGGAGCGGGGAGGCGCGCGCGAGGACGCTGTTGTAGTGGACGTACTCCTTCTGCTGGAACCTCTCCTGCTCGAGCAGCGTCATCTCGTCCCACTCGGCGTGCAGCTTCTCAGACAGGCTACAGTCGATGTTGTACCTGGTGGCGCCGAAGCACGTCTGGCTCAGGACGCGCCTCGCCAGGGTCTGCAGGTCGGGCACGCGAGCCCCGTGCGTCGACCACCATTGAACTGCAATGGGGTGAGAAACGTGGTAAGAAGATAGAAATTCATGTAGTATGTTGTGAACTGATGAATGAAATGGTGATGATCTCAGTGGGGGTAAGCTTGGGTTTGAAAGTTGAAGTGAAAACAGAAGAAAAGAAGGCTCCTGTACAGTTTAAGCAGACCATAGACCCCAGTTTGCAACTTGCAACATACTCCTATGCTATAGAAATGCAGTTGAGAAGCTAGGCTATTGCAGAGAGGTAATCGTTCCACACATTCATCTGTTAACCTTTTAACTTCCATGCTACTATTATTTAAACAACCATGTTGATAAGTTAGTCTAATGCAGAGAAGTCGAACATTCTACACATGCTGAGTTTGAATACAAGTGCATTGTGACATGATATGTTTGTGCCATGTTCACATACTAACTAAATATGTTTGGCGCACTGTATGTTACAGTGCAGAAATGCCCATATCAGATTACTTGGAGGGCCTCGTGACACTATTCCAGCTCGCTCTAAAGATTGAATACAAGTACATATGACACACAAAGGCACTACTGTCGGTGGCTTGTTAGGGAGTGGGCATTTTGCAAGAGGTTAGGGTGTAGCTTACCTTGTGGTAATTCCATGATTTGCTGCATTGCTGGATCTGTGTCAAAATAGCCCAACTTCTTCTCATACACTTTCAATTGTGCAGATGCTTTTCTGGCATTGTAATGAGCCTTGCCCAGTTGGATTGTACAGGCCGCGATGCCGCTGCTGATCTCAGTATCAGGCTTGAATCCAGCTGTGTAAAAGATCCTTGGGTTTAGCATCTGACCAGCAGCATGGAGAGGACTATGCAAGTAATCATCCCATATCCGATCAATCATACACCAATAAAAGTCACTTTCATCTCCGATATTGAGAGATATCTCTTCTTTTGCTCTATCCATGGCTTCATACAAGATACCCATCGGACAGATATCATATTCCAGTTTATACAACACACTGACAAGTGGGTGTGTAACCTTGATGACTTTTGCAGCAGCATGCCAAAATTCATCGTCTGTCTTTACTATGCTCTGGATACGCTTGAACAAATCAAGACAAGCCCAACCAGAGGAAATCCATTTAGGCGAGTTTAACATCTGCACCAGATCTACTCTTGCAGAAACTAACCTCTCTAATGTGATGAACATTGCCACAAATTTTAAATAAGAACTGCTCAAAATCTCCTCCTGAACATACCTTCCTTTCAGTTTCATTGGCAGTGCATGGTCATATAAAAACCTTGTAATTTCCCTTGCCTTCATTTGGACTTCACTGACATGCTCGAGCGCTGCTATTTTCTCAAGCAGAAGGTTGATGCAATGGTCAGCACATAGTGTGAAGAAAAAACAATCATATTTATTTAGCACATACTGCCGTGCCATCTGCATATGGGGTGACACGTCATTCATGACAATCTGAACAATGTTATGAGCACCAACATCTTCAACCACGCGAGAAAGCATTGATTCTAGCTCATCAAAGTCCTCAGTGATTTCAGAGACGTCAATGGATCTCAGGAACAGCGTACCTTTGCTGCAGTGCACCAGGACACTTACGAAGCTTTTGGTACACTTGCTCTTCCAACTATGCACAATTACAGTGCAGCCACTTGTTTGCCACTCTTGCTTGAGTTCCTTTGCGCGGTTCTCAGTTTCTCTTAGTTGCTCCTGCAGAACAGCTTCGTACGTAGGCATTACAGGCCCAGGCCCATGGGAAAACACAACCATCTCCTTCAAAGATGATGAATGGAGAACACCAGGCTCAGGTGCAGCTTCGGAGAAGAACTTGCCTATTGACTTTGCCAACTGAGAATCGAAGTAATCACTTGTCTCAACCTTGGGTTTCGGTTGACAAGAACTATATGTGATTTCCTTGGCCTGCGTCAGATCCGGTTGATAATGAACAAAGCAGCGGTTGTTATTGGACACAGTTGGTTGTAGCTGTGGTTGCTGGACTTGAGGAGATTGAAGGGCTGGGTTTGTGTGAGGAACCTCATCATGTTCTTGCTTCAGTCTCTTCGTCTTTCCGAGCATCTGATCTTTCTTGCGATCCACAAGTGAACTCCTTAAGCTTGTCCTGACACTGTCCGGTACTAGGTTGCATGGACGAACATTGCCCCTGAAGCCTGCTAAATGTTCCTCTAGACGGCTGTAACTACAAACCACCTCACCGCAGTAATTGCAGCTCATTCTGCTGCCTTCCTCATCAATGGTTTTGCCATGCCTTTCTTTTCCATGATTACTTGTCTGAGGACCTTGTGCGGAAAAAACCTGAAGAAAAGCAATGGGAGATACTTAGGTAGTGCAAAAATTAAAATGTCAAATTCCCAAAACATGAGTGCAACTTTTCACCAATGATGAGATTTCATCTGCTTCCTGTTAATGACAGCACATAATGTACTGCTATTGATGAATTTACCACATGTGAACAGAGAAGACTGTGATCCAACTAAACACTGTTAAACTAGTGTCACTGGGTGAAACAGTTTGTTCTGTATTTTTTTCCGATAAAGAACAGTTTGTCTGTATAACTCTTCAAGAAGAGCACAGAGAGGCGTGGTCAATGGCTCATAGTATATTTACCAACAGACTGGAGGCATGAGCTTGTTTACAAATTACAAGTTCAGGGCAACAAATCTCTGGGCACCCATGCAATGAATTAACAACAACTTCGACAGGGCagtcaacaattggccattttcacCATGGTACACTCCAGAAACATGTAACTGTAACTAGATTAGACAGTTGTTCGTCACAAACAGACTAAAATTCGATGCTTACAATCCTGAAGGATTCGAATGAACCATACGAAATATAGTTCGGTGCAAGTAAAAGGTTAACTATTTCGGTACTATCCCACAGGACAATTGGAGTAATATTTACTTTTTCAAAGATCAGTGATATGGTATAAACATAAGACTGCGTGATGATCTTACCCCCTCTGAGACCAATGGCGAGCAGCGACTCTTTTTTCCCGATACTAAATTCCGACAAAATCATAGCGCCCCCCCTCAAAGTTTTAGCAATTCCTTCGAATCGGCTTCAACGCCTTTCGAAATCCAACATGACGCTACCCAACTCCCAAAATCAGACAAAACCTAAAGCGGAGAAAGGGGGATTCTTCCTCGGCAGAAAGCCCTGAACAGCATCGCGGGTCACAGCCCACTGCTTATTTCCCTCTCGCCGGCTTCATTCCAGAACAGAAGATCGTGAGGAATTTCAATTACTTACCATTTTTGTCCCCTCCGGCGCGAGAACAAGGACGGGTTCGCAgcaggccgccgccgcgccgcgcagcACCTCGACCTGCCTCCGAGGCGCTGGGGGTGTCGTCGACGGAGTAGCCTGGGTTTGACGGCGATGAGCCCGATCTCGCGCCCCGCCTCCTCTCCTTGCTGCGCTGCGCGTCGTGGTCTCTGCTGCGCTCTGGCTTTTGCTTTTATGATCAGCGGGTggcagagaggagggaggaggcggcgagggcgaGGAGGGAACTCGGGTTTTTGGGGAGAGATGGAAAAGACTATGACTGTATGCCGTTTCTGGAAACTGACGAGACGACGCGTTTCAATCGCTGGACATTCACTGGTGGGTGCGtgggtgggtgggcaacaaattttGTTTTtctcgtacatacatatatacgtagcaaaatgagtgaatctatactctaaaatatgtctatatacatctgtatgtggtaacCAATtttaaatctctaaaaaagacttatatttaggaatagtgGGAGTACATTCATCCTTATCAAAACACGCATGGAAATCTTACTCGTATGAGCACCTAATTATCGGAAACGTCGCCTCCCACCTAACGCAAATCACCGGAAGGTTTAGAATAAATCCATGAAAATGCAAGCACCACTCTCAAGTCTGAGACTTGAACTCTGTTGGACAGAGGATATTATTGTTCTCCTAATTGTCCAACCACACGTTGGTTCGCGAAACAAATTTTGTTGGACAACAACATATCATTATtaacgaaccaacctgtggttggatggttaggtggacagtggtatccccagcccaccagggttcaagtcctaatGCTCgcttcaggattttcggcgatacgCGTTCAATGTGAGGAGACGTTTGCGTCGACTACGAGGCGTCTatgatgacttcgtaaaatctcaagatgatataccGGCTCAGTCTCTCAGTGGTGCTCAAAAggatagggtgtgcatgtgtgcattcatagaggtaagtgtatgcgcgtatatatgagcgcttgtgttgaTGTTAAAAAACATTTCATTCTTtgtgaaccaacatgtggttggatgattAGAGGTAGTGGTATCTCCAGCTCATCAGGGTACAAgtcttggtgctcgcattattcctgaatttattttaggatttccggcgatgaGTTCAGTCGGAGGAGACATTCACATCGACGACGAGGagcctacgatgacttcgtaaatctcaagatgatatgccagctcagtctctcaagatgctcatagaggtaggatgtgcatgtgtgcgttcatagaggtgagtgtatgcgcgtgtatatgagcgcttgtgtctataCTGAtattcaaaaaaaaatgtttcatTCTTCTTtaccataataataataataataatacactTTTAATACTTACATCAGCAAATATTCATGAAATCGTGATTGCTTTGAAATTAGACAGGATATTAATTGCGCGcatatattaggtaggatattataTACACATTAATTGTATGACTAGCGCTCATGTTGATACTTGGTATAATATGAATTGGGTGTTGAATACGTCAAACGCTCACCATTGGGGCAATCTAGGTCGTTGATTGAACTGGTTTGATGGTCAAGATTGATTTGATACGTCCTTTTGGGTCTTTTATATTGGTATATCTCAACTACTTCAAAAGAACATAAGATTTCCATTTCACCTCTTTTTCATCCAACTTTTTATATATACATCTCACTCTTTTCTTCTCCTCTTTGATTTTTTCCCTCCCATCTGTGATTTTTATCCTATCAGTTCTCCCTAAAAATAGAATCAATCGTCTCATGTTTTATTAACTTACCATAAGAAAAAACATATTATGTTTGGTAAGCCATTAAATTCTTAGCAAATAAGTACTTAACAATAAAATATCTATCTTCTCTACttacttaaaaagaacgtaaggttctCATTTCACCTCTTTTTCGTTCAACTTTCCTTATATACGTCccactctttccttctcctctttgaTGTTTTCCTCCCATCTCTGATTTTTCTCCTATCCATCATCCATAAAATAGAATCAATTGTCTCATGTTTTATTAACTTACCATAATAAAAACATATTATGTTTGGTAAGTCATTAAATTCTTAGCAAATAAGTGCTTAACAATAAAATGGCAGGTAAATCATGACGATTGCATAAAAAATGCTAGTAACTAGGCCAAAGATGATTGACTTCATGCCATTGGTGGATTGCTTGGAAAGAAGAATGACAGCAAGTTCCTCCTTCCTCAATCAGGGTGAAAGATTGCAGTTTCTAAACTCTGGTTTGTCCTCTATGCCCATATTCTATCTTGGCAGTTTGTTAGCCCCCCCTAGAATTTTAACAACTAGAGAGAATCCAGAGACATTGTCTATGGAGAAAGCATAGAGATGAGCCCTCTCCATCTTTAGCAGCATGGGACCTGATCTGTAGGCCTAAaagcaagggggggggggtagggattTTGAACTTGGGGTCCAGAATATTGCTCTGTTGCTCAAGGATATGCATAAGTTTTTGAACAAGATGGATCTGCCATGGGTATCTCTTGTTTGGAATACATANNNNNNNNNNNNNNNNNNNNNNNNNNNNNNNNNNNNNNNNNNNNNNNNNNNNNNNNNNNNNNNNNNNNNNNNNNNNNNNNNNNNNNNNNNNNNNNNNNNNNNNNNNNNNNNNNNNNNNNNNNNNNNNNNNNNNNNNNNNNNNNNNNNNNNNNNNNNNNNNNNNNNNNNNNNNNNNNNNNNNNNNNNNNNNNNNNNNNNNNNNNNNNNNNNNNNNNNNNNNNNNNNNNNNNNNNNNNNNNNNNNNNNNNNNNNNNNNNNNNNNNNNNNNNNNNNNNNNNNNNNNNNATATTCTATCTTGGCAGTTTGTTAGCCCCCCCTAGAATTTTAACAACTAGAGAGAATCCAGAGACATTGTCTATGGAGAAAGCATAGAGATGAGCCCTCTCCATCTTTAGCAGCATGGGACCTGATCTGTAGGCCTaaaagcaaggggggggggggtagggattTTGAACTTGGGGTCCAGAATATTGCTCTGTTGCTCAAGGATATGCATAAGTTTTTGAACAAGATGGATCTGCCATGGGTATCTCTTGTTTGGAATACATATTATCACGGGAGGGTACTAGAGGGTACTGCCAGCtatggatctttttggtggaaagATATATGCAAAATGCTGGATCATTTCAGAAACACAACTTGGGTGCAAATTAACTCTAGAGATTCAGTTCTATTTTGTTCTGACAGATGGAAGCTTGGTGATTCTGTGACAACCTTGCAATCAAGGTTTCCAAGGCTATTTTCTTATGTGTAAGATCCATGGATAACTGTAGCTGAAGCCTTTCAAGCACATGATATCTTAGAGATGTTTCATTTACCTTTGTCTGAATAGGCATATCATGAATATATGGCAATTCAGGCAATGATGACCACTCACAGTAGAGATTTGGATGCAAATGATATATGGTACTGGCAGGGGACATGCAATGCTTTTAAACCTAAGATATTCTATTCCTTCATGCATTCTACCTTGTCATTTAATCCTCTACTGCTATGGATCTAGAAATCATCATGCACAATGAAAATAAATGTGTTTGCTTGGATGTTGATCATGGACAGGCTTAACACTAAAGATATGGTTGATATGAGGCATTGGCATATGGATGAAGGGGTTAATTGTGTTCTTTGTCCTCTGCTGACAAGGGAAACCAGAGGCCATCTTTTCTTCCACTGTAATTTTAGTGTGAGAGTCTGCAATTATCTTCAAATCTGTTTGCCACAAGGAGATGATATGAGCAACATTGTGTTGCAAGCTAAACGAGATTTTGCAAAAGCTTTCTTCACTGAGGTGGTTTTTATTGCCTGCTGGAACATCTGGATAGTCAGAAATGCTAAGGTGTTCAGTCATGAAAGGCCTAGCTTTAATAAATGGAGAAGTGCTTTCATCCATGGTATTACTCTCATGCAACATAGAATCAAACATGTCTTTAGAGATGAGTTATTGAGATGGATTTCTTTTCTGCCTCCTTAAGGTATTGTCTTGTAGTTCACTAGTTTTTTAGTTCTCTAGTTTTTTACTTTACAactttgattacctcttgtaatccatGTAATCTGTAACTCTTTTTGGCAATAAAGTTAAAGTGCCGGGNNNNNNNNNNNNNNNNNNNNNNNNNNNNNNNNNNNNNNNNNNNNNNNNNNNNNNNNNNNNNNNNNNNNNNNNNNNNNNNNNNNNNNNNNNNNNNNNNNNNNNNNNNNNNNNNNNNNNNNNNNNNNNNNNNNNNNNNNNNNNNNNNNNNNNNNNNNNNNNNNNNNNNNNNNNNNNNNNNNNNNNNNNNNNNNNNNNNNNNNNNNNNNNNNNNNNNNNNNNNNGTTTACAGTCAAAAAATAATAATAGGCTGAATTAGAAGCTAGTAACAATAGGCTGAATTTTTCAATGAATCCCAAGTGAGGTGGTTGTTGTGTTGGATAGATGTGCCCTTGATTGGTTACTTCATACAACTTCATCAGCATAGACACATAATTCAAAATATCACCTTGGAATAATTCTAGTCACGCATAATTCAAAAGATCACCTTGGTATAATTCTAGTCGAATATCTTAACACACTTACTGCACTTGAAAAATAAGATTTTCACAGAAGCCGAGAAAATAGGCATTTAGTTCTAATAAGATCcttgaaaaaaaaacaaatatgGTACCAACAGAAACCTTTTATGCTCCTACTAAATAAATTGCTTTCCCTTACCTTTGACTTTAGACATCATATTCTCCATTCCAAAAGTGGCATCTTAAAGCACTTACTACACTTGAACAATGCGATTTTCACGAAAGCCTGTAAAATAGGAATTTAGTTCTTATATGCTccctagaaaaagaaaaaatggCACCAACAAAAAACCTTTATGCTCCTACTGAATAAATTACTTTTCCTTACCTTTGAATTTAGACCTCTTCTTCTCCGTTCCAAAAGTGGTACCTTAACACACTTACTGTACTTGAACAATAATGAGATTTTCGCAGAAGCCTGGAAAATAGGCATTTAGTTCTAATATTCTCCCTAGGAAAAACAAAAATGATATCAACAGAAACCTTTATGCACCCAATGAACAAATTATTTTTCTTTACCTTTGATTCTATATTTTGTCTTCTCCGCTCCAAAAGTGGCATCATAATGGACTTACTACACGTGAACAATGATATTTTCACGGAAGCCTATAAAATAGGAATTTAGTTCTCATACGCTCCCTAGAAACGACGAAAATGATATCAACAGAAACCTTGTATGCTCGTACTGAATAAATTACTTTTCCTAACCTTTGATTTTAGATCTCGTTTTCTCCGTTCCAAAAGTGGAGTCTTAACGCACTTAGTGCACTTGAACAATAAGATTTTCGTAGAAGCCTGGAAAATAGGCATTTAGTTCTAATATGCTCCCTAGGAAAAACAAAAATGATATCAACAGAAACCTTTATGCTCCTAGTGAATAAATTACTTTTTCTATGTTTTATTTTAGACCTCGTGTTCTCCGTTCCAAAAGTGGCATCTTAACGCACTTACTGCACTTGAACAATGAGATTTTCACAGGAGCCTGGAAAATAGGCATTTAGTTCTAATATGCTCCCTAGAAAAAACAAATATGGTATCAAGACAAAAATGATATCAACAGAAACCTTTATGCTCCTAGTGAATAAATTACTTTTTCTATGTTTTTATTTTAGACCTCGTGTTCTCCGTTCCAAAAGTGGCATCTTAACGCACTTACTGCACTTGAACAATGAGATTTCACAGAAGCCTGGAAAATAGGCATTTAGTTCTAATATGCTCCCTAGAAAAAACAAATATGGTATCAAGACAAACCTTTTATGCTCCTAATGAGTAAATTAC
Protein-coding regions in this window:
- the LOC123166508 gene encoding uncharacterized protein isoform X1, which produces MVFSAQGPQTSNHGKERHGKTIDEEGSRMSCNYCGEVVCSYSRLEEHLAGFRGNVRPCNLVPDSVRTSLRSSLVDRKKDQMLGKTKRLKQEHDEVPHTNPALQSPQVQQPQLQPTVSNNNRCFVHYQPDLTQAKEITYSSCQPKPKVETSDYFDSQLAKSIGKFFSEAAPEPGVLHSSSLKEMVVFSHGPGPVMPTYEAVLQEQLRETENRAKELKQEWQTSGCTVIVHSWKSKCTKSFVSVLVHCSKGTLFLRSIDVSEITEDFDELESMLSRVVEDVGAHNIVQIVMNDVSPHMQMARQYVLNKYDCFFFTLCADHCINLLLEKIAALEHVSEVQMKAREITRFLYDHALPMKLKGRYVQEEILSSSYLKFVAMFITLERLVSARVDLVQMLNSPKWISSGWACLDLFKRIQSIVKTDDEFWHAAAKVIKVTHPLVSVLYKLEYDICPMGILYEAMDRAKEEISLNIGDESDFYWCMIDRIWDDYLHSPLHAAGQMLNPRIFYTAGFKPDTEISSGIAACTIQLGKAHYNARKASAQLKVYEKKLGYFDTDPAMQQIMELPQVQWWSTHGARVPDLQTLARRVLSQTCFGATRYNIDCSLSEKLHAEWDEMTLLEQERFQQKEYVHYNSVLARASPLLHGSSLKQHNRVTLVLHDWIRPQKQAAGPPLTE
- the LOC123166508 gene encoding uncharacterized protein isoform X2; this translates as MSCNYCGEVVCSYSRLEEHLAGFRGNVRPCNLVPDSVRTSLRSSLVDRKKDQMLGKTKRLKQEHDEVPHTNPALQSPQVQQPQLQPTVSNNNRCFVHYQPDLTQAKEITYSSCQPKPKVETSDYFDSQLAKSIGKFFSEAAPEPGVLHSSSLKEMVVFSHGPGPVMPTYEAVLQEQLRETENRAKELKQEWQTSGCTVIVHSWKSKCTKSFVSVLVHCSKGTLFLRSIDVSEITEDFDELESMLSRVVEDVGAHNIVQIVMNDVSPHMQMARQYVLNKYDCFFFTLCADHCINLLLEKIAALEHVSEVQMKAREITRFLYDHALPMKLKGRYVQEEILSSSYLKFVAMFITLERLVSARVDLVQMLNSPKWISSGWACLDLFKRIQSIVKTDDEFWHAAAKVIKVTHPLVSVLYKLEYDICPMGILYEAMDRAKEEISLNIGDESDFYWCMIDRIWDDYLHSPLHAAGQMLNPRIFYTAGFKPDTEISSGIAACTIQLGKAHYNARKASAQLKVYEKKLGYFDTDPAMQQIMELPQVQWWSTHGARVPDLQTLARRVLSQTCFGATRYNIDCSLSEKLHAEWDEMTLLEQERFQQKEYVHYNSVLARASPLLHGSSLKQHNRVTLVLHDWIRPQKQAAGPPLTE